In bacterium, a genomic segment contains:
- a CDS encoding 3'-5' exonuclease — protein MEHLLVLDIETIPDAEAAKGLIGLESADLSEQRRALEDYHLKATDGKNAFLRQPFHKVVAIGMVKAHIDYGSDGECYTLEEVRCGGEADSSEEQLIKGFFAYAGRMRPRLVTFNGRTFDIPVLKYRAMKYGVQASWLYQSGDKWNNYQSRYSADWHCDLLEVLSDYGASARIRLNEVCSILGLPGKFGPDGSDVMPMYDRGEMEAIRDYCETDVLNTYLVYLRHALHTGRTSAKLHDQAVDQVREWLTSQGETKKVYRDFLTAWQEAEVC, from the coding sequence GTGGAACATTTGCTGGTGCTGGATATTGAAACCATACCGGATGCCGAGGCGGCAAAAGGTTTGATAGGGCTGGAGTCAGCCGATCTTTCCGAACAGCGCAGGGCGCTGGAGGATTATCACCTGAAAGCGACGGACGGAAAGAATGCTTTTTTGCGCCAGCCTTTTCACAAGGTGGTGGCCATCGGCATGGTGAAGGCGCATATCGATTACGGCAGCGATGGGGAATGCTACACGCTGGAAGAGGTGCGCTGTGGCGGGGAGGCGGATTCCAGCGAGGAGCAGCTGATCAAGGGGTTTTTCGCCTATGCCGGAAGAATGCGTCCGCGCCTGGTAACCTTTAATGGCCGCACCTTTGACATACCCGTGCTGAAATACCGCGCCATGAAATATGGCGTGCAGGCCTCGTGGCTGTATCAAAGTGGCGATAAGTGGAACAATTACCAAAGCCGCTACAGCGCCGACTGGCATTGCGACCTGCTGGAGGTGCTTTCGGATTACGGCGCTTCGGCCCGTATCCGGTTGAATGAGGTGTGTTCCATTCTGGGCCTGCCGGGAAAATTCGGTCCCGACGGCAGCGATGTGATGCCCATGTATGACCGGGGGGAGATGGAAGCCATCCGCGATTATTGCGAAACAGATGTGCTGAATACCTACCTGGTGTATTTGCGCCATGCACTGCATACGGGCCGCACCAGCGCTAAGCTGCATGATCAGGCGGTGGACCAGGTGCGGGAGTGGCTGACCAGCCAGGGCGAAACAAAAAAGGTGTACAGGGATTTTCTAACCGCTTGGCAAGAGGCGGAAGTTTGCTAA
- a CDS encoding TetR family transcriptional regulator, whose product MARRNDHQPEQLREMAIEAAQRLLTEKGAKALSMRNVAKEIGYTVGTLYHLFQDRDDLLAQVQLHTLSLLHEKLATAAIAGKPPREALFTLAQTMLGFIAQYPGLWQAWMEFRPKPGLTLPEAYQPLLASIFVPFEQVLMPILGNDPERAGVAARVLWSGIYGIGHLSQGHKLGLKGASQVAEMIVSLIDAYLAGLLQKAAR is encoded by the coding sequence ATGGCCCGCCGTAATGATCACCAGCCGGAACAATTGCGCGAAATGGCCATTGAGGCTGCGCAGCGCCTGCTGACCGAAAAAGGCGCCAAGGCGCTTTCCATGCGCAATGTAGCCAAGGAAATTGGCTACACGGTCGGTACGCTTTATCACTTATTTCAGGATCGGGATGATTTGCTGGCGCAGGTGCAGCTCCATACGCTTTCGCTGCTACATGAAAAGCTGGCAACGGCGGCGATTGCCGGAAAACCGCCACGAGAGGCGCTGTTTACCCTGGCGCAGACCATGCTTGGTTTCATTGCACAATATCCAGGCCTGTGGCAGGCATGGATGGAGTTTCGCCCGAAACCCGGCCTGACGCTGCCGGAAGCCTATCAGCCACTGTTGGCATCCATTTTCGTGCCGTTTGAGCAGGTGCTGATGCCAATTCTCGGAAATGACCCCGAGCGGGCGGGGGTGGCGGCGCGGGTGCTGTGGTCGGGCATCTATGGTATTGGCCATTTGAGCCAGGGGCACAAGCTTGGGCTGAAAGGCGCCAGCCAAGTGGCGGAAATGATCGTTTCGCTGATAGATGCCTATCTGGCCGGGCTTTTGCAGAAGGCCGCACGCTAG
- a CDS encoding DUF423 domain-containing protein — MDKSQRNLILFALFMGFFWMLAGAFGAHGMSVMKPAAWLSFLIAWMVHAVHVLAALQVGFHVNAFRSRRLALAGGWLIGGAGVLFASSIYVRLFFLFSFGPLIPFLGLLGMAGWLLTAFALLRK, encoded by the coding sequence ATGGATAAAAGCCAACGGAACTTAATTCTTTTTGCGCTGTTCATGGGGTTTTTCTGGATGCTTGCCGGGGCGTTCGGCGCGCATGGCATGTCGGTGATGAAGCCGGCGGCATGGCTTAGTTTCTTGATAGCGTGGATGGTGCATGCCGTCCATGTGCTGGCGGCCTTACAGGTGGGCTTTCATGTAAATGCTTTCCGAAGCAGAAGGCTGGCGCTTGCAGGCGGCTGGCTGATTGGCGGCGCCGGAGTGCTGTTTGCCTCCAGCATTTATGTTCGTCTGTTTTTCTTATTCTCGTTTGGTCCGCTGATTCCATTTCTGGGCCTGCTCGGCATGGCGGGGTGGCTGTTAACTGCCTTCGCGTTGCTGCGCAAGTGA